Proteins encoded by one window of Azoarcus sp. PA01:
- a CDS encoding N-acetylglutaminylglutamine amidotransferase, with protein MCGIAGEIRFDGQSPDVAALERMNGRQRVRGPDSGGVFVQGALGFGHRRLKIIDLSESAQQPMFDPALGLGIVFNGAIYNHGALRRELEVLGYRFYSTGDTEVLLKAYHAWGQDFVQRLNGMFAFAIWERDSGRVVLGRDRLGIKPLYYNEQPGLLRFASSLPALVAAGGVDTTVDAVALNHYLSFHAVVPAPHTILAGVRKLPPATLMTIDPDGRRSEHSYWSLAYSHDPGDAARSFEEWTEILLDGLRSAVGRRLVADVPVGALLSGGVDSSLIVGLMAQAGVQDLRTYNVGFEDVGGEKGNEFEYADIVAERFGTIHERIFVPEAQLLARLPEAVAAMSEPMVSHDCIGFFLLSEAVSRHSKVVQSGQGADEVFGGYHWYPKLAGSGDPVTDYLAAFRDRDHDEYCRTVAAAHRADDCSAAFVAAHFDLPGAIDPVDKALRLDTTVMLVDDPVKRVDNMTMAFGLEARVPFLDHELVELAARIPARHKLAHGGKGVLKEAARQVIPSAVIDRPKGYFPVPGLKYLQGQVLERVRDALTNRAARERGLFRREYVDMLLADPGAHITPLRGSKLWQLGLLEWWLQTHVTEGTR; from the coding sequence ATGTGCGGTATCGCAGGTGAAATCAGATTCGATGGACAGTCGCCCGACGTGGCGGCACTCGAGCGGATGAATGGGCGACAGCGCGTGCGCGGTCCCGACAGCGGCGGCGTGTTCGTCCAGGGCGCGCTCGGTTTTGGCCACCGCCGGCTGAAGATCATCGACCTGTCCGAATCGGCGCAGCAGCCGATGTTCGACCCGGCTCTCGGTCTGGGGATCGTCTTCAATGGAGCGATCTATAACCACGGCGCGCTGCGCCGCGAGCTCGAAGTTCTGGGTTACCGCTTCTACTCGACCGGCGACACGGAAGTCCTGCTGAAGGCCTACCACGCGTGGGGGCAGGATTTCGTGCAACGGCTCAACGGCATGTTCGCATTCGCGATCTGGGAGCGCGACAGCGGCCGCGTCGTGCTCGGTCGCGACCGGCTCGGCATCAAGCCGCTGTATTACAACGAACAGCCCGGCCTGCTGCGCTTCGCGTCGAGCCTGCCGGCGCTCGTTGCCGCCGGCGGCGTCGACACCACGGTCGATGCGGTGGCGTTGAACCACTACCTTTCGTTCCATGCGGTCGTGCCGGCGCCGCACACGATTCTCGCCGGCGTGCGCAAGCTGCCGCCCGCGACGCTGATGACGATCGATCCGGACGGGCGCCGCAGCGAACACAGCTACTGGTCGTTGGCCTACTCGCACGACCCGGGTGACGCGGCGCGCAGCTTCGAGGAATGGACGGAAATTCTGCTTGATGGCTTGCGAAGTGCGGTCGGGCGGCGCCTGGTTGCGGACGTACCGGTCGGCGCGCTGCTGTCGGGCGGCGTCGACTCGAGCCTGATCGTCGGGTTGATGGCGCAGGCCGGCGTGCAGGATCTGCGAACTTACAACGTCGGCTTCGAGGACGTCGGCGGGGAAAAGGGCAACGAGTTCGAATATGCCGACATCGTCGCCGAGCGTTTCGGCACGATCCACGAGCGCATCTTCGTGCCCGAGGCGCAACTGCTCGCGCGGTTGCCGGAAGCGGTCGCGGCGATGAGCGAGCCGATGGTGAGTCATGACTGCATCGGCTTTTTCCTGCTGTCGGAAGCGGTGTCCCGTCATTCGAAAGTCGTGCAGAGCGGGCAGGGGGCGGACGAAGTGTTCGGCGGCTACCACTGGTACCCGAAGCTCGCCGGCAGCGGCGACCCGGTCACCGATTACCTGGCGGCATTTCGTGACCGCGACCACGACGAGTATTGCCGCACCGTTGCCGCGGCGCATCGCGCCGACGATTGCAGCGCTGCGTTCGTCGCCGCCCACTTCGACCTGCCCGGCGCGATCGACCCGGTCGACAAGGCGCTGCGTCTCGACACCACCGTGATGCTCGTCGACGATCCGGTGAAACGCGTCGATAACATGACGATGGCGTTCGGTCTGGAAGCCCGCGTGCCTTTCCTCGACCATGAACTCGTCGAGCTGGCGGCGCGCATTCCCGCGCGGCACAAGCTCGCGCACGGCGGCAAGGGCGTGCTCAAGGAGGCCGCACGCCAGGTCATCCCCTCCGCGGTCATCGACCGGCCGAAAGGGTATTTTCCGGTGCCGGGCTTGAAATACCTGCAAGGCCAGGTGCTCGAGCGGGTGCGCGACGCATTGACGAACCGTGCGGCGCGGGAGCGCGGCCTGTTCCGCCGGGAATATGTCGACATGCTGCTCGCCGATCCGGGCGCGCACATCACCCCGCTGCGCGGCTCCAAACTGTGGCAGCTCGGGTTGCTCGAATGGTGGCTGCAGACCCACGTGACCGAGGGCACGCGATGA
- a CDS encoding bifunctional aconitate hydratase 2/2-methylisocitrate dehydratase produces the protein MLEAYRAHVAERAALGIPPLPLSKQQTEELVALLKNPPKGEEEFLVELLTYRVPAGVDNAAKIKAEFLAKVAKGEETCALVSRTKATELLGRMLGGFNIKPLIDVLANSENEAEIGAVAAEGLKKTLLMFDYFHDVKELAEKGNANARAVLQSWADAEWFTSRPEVPASQKLTVFKVTGETNTDDLSPAPDAWSRPDIPLHALAMLKNPRPGITPEESGVRGPVKFLEELRAKGNLVAYVGDVVGTGSSRKSATNSVLWFTGEDIPFVPNKRFGGVCLGSKIAPIFFNTMEDAGALPIELDCGQLDMGDEIELKVDAASGKVTALKNGAVVSESQLKTLVILDEVRAGGRIPLIIGRGLTAKAREALGLPPSTLFRLPQAPADSGKGFSLAQKMVGRACGLPLIDGNQQGIRPGTYCEPKMTTVGSQDTTGPMTRDELKDLACLGFSADLVMQSFCHTAAYPKLVDVKMHRELPSFISTRGGVALRPGDGVIHSWLNRLLLPDTVGTGGDSHTRFPIGISFPAGSGLVAFAAATGVMPLDMPESVLVRFKGKLQPGVTLRDLVNAIPYYAIKQGLLTVEKKGKKNIFSGRVLEIEGLPELKVEQAFELSDAAAERSAAACSVHLDKEPIIEYMRSNITLMKWMIANGYQDARTLGRRIKAMEAWIADPKLLKADADAEYAAVIEIDLADVTEPIVACPNDPDDVKLLSEVAGDKIDEVFIGSCMTNIGHFRAAGKVLDGKSDIPTRLWIAPPTKMDAMILNEEGYYGVLGKSGARMEMPGCSLCMGNQAQIRKGSTAMSTSTRNFPNRLGIDTRVYLGSAELAAVCALMGKIPTVAEYMSQVEVVNAKAKDIYRYMNFDQIEEFKSVADTVTV, from the coding sequence GTGCTTGAAGCCTACCGTGCCCATGTCGCCGAACGTGCCGCCCTCGGAATCCCGCCGCTGCCGCTGTCGAAGCAGCAGACCGAGGAACTGGTCGCGTTGCTGAAGAATCCCCCGAAGGGCGAGGAAGAGTTCCTCGTCGAGCTCCTGACCTACCGCGTGCCGGCGGGCGTCGACAATGCCGCGAAGATCAAGGCGGAATTCCTCGCCAAAGTGGCGAAGGGTGAGGAGACCTGTGCGCTGGTGTCCCGCACGAAGGCGACCGAACTGCTCGGCAGGATGCTCGGCGGCTTCAACATCAAGCCGCTGATCGACGTGCTCGCGAACTCGGAAAATGAGGCCGAAATCGGCGCGGTCGCCGCCGAAGGGTTGAAGAAGACGCTGCTGATGTTCGACTACTTCCACGACGTCAAGGAACTGGCCGAAAAGGGCAATGCCAACGCCCGTGCCGTGCTGCAGTCGTGGGCCGACGCCGAGTGGTTCACGAGCCGTCCGGAAGTGCCGGCGTCGCAGAAGCTGACCGTGTTCAAGGTCACCGGCGAAACCAACACCGACGACCTGTCGCCCGCGCCGGACGCCTGGTCGCGCCCCGACATCCCGCTGCACGCGCTGGCGATGCTGAAGAACCCGCGTCCGGGCATCACGCCGGAAGAATCGGGCGTGCGCGGCCCGGTGAAGTTCCTCGAAGAGCTGCGCGCGAAAGGCAACCTGGTCGCCTACGTCGGCGACGTGGTCGGCACCGGTTCCTCGCGCAAGTCGGCAACCAACTCGGTGCTGTGGTTCACCGGTGAGGACATCCCGTTCGTGCCGAACAAGCGTTTCGGCGGCGTGTGCCTCGGCTCCAAGATCGCTCCGATCTTCTTCAACACGATGGAAGACGCCGGCGCGCTGCCGATCGAGCTCGACTGCGGCCAGCTCGACATGGGCGACGAGATCGAACTGAAAGTCGACGCCGCCAGCGGCAAGGTCACCGCGCTGAAGAACGGCGCCGTGGTGTCCGAATCGCAACTCAAGACCCTCGTGATCCTCGACGAAGTGCGCGCCGGCGGCCGCATTCCGCTGATCATCGGCCGCGGCCTGACCGCCAAGGCGCGCGAAGCGCTGGGCCTGCCGCCCTCGACGCTGTTCCGCCTGCCGCAGGCTCCGGCCGATTCCGGCAAGGGCTTCTCGCTCGCGCAGAAAATGGTCGGCCGCGCCTGCGGTCTGCCGCTCATTGACGGCAATCAGCAGGGCATCCGCCCGGGCACCTACTGCGAACCGAAGATGACCACCGTCGGCAGCCAGGACACCACCGGCCCGATGACGCGCGACGAGCTGAAGGACCTCGCCTGCCTCGGCTTCTCCGCCGACCTGGTGATGCAGTCGTTCTGCCACACCGCGGCGTATCCGAAGCTCGTCGACGTCAAGATGCATCGCGAGCTGCCGAGCTTCATCTCGACGCGCGGCGGCGTGGCACTCCGTCCGGGCGACGGCGTGATCCACTCGTGGCTGAACCGCCTGCTGCTGCCCGACACGGTCGGCACCGGCGGCGACTCGCACACCCGCTTCCCGATCGGCATCTCCTTCCCGGCCGGCTCGGGCCTCGTGGCGTTTGCCGCCGCGACCGGCGTGATGCCGCTCGACATGCCGGAATCGGTGCTGGTGCGCTTCAAGGGCAAGCTGCAGCCGGGCGTCACGCTCCGCGACCTGGTCAACGCCATCCCGTACTACGCGATCAAGCAGGGCCTCTTGACCGTCGAGAAGAAAGGCAAGAAGAACATCTTCTCCGGCCGCGTGCTGGAAATCGAAGGCCTGCCCGAGCTGAAGGTCGAACAGGCGTTCGAACTGTCGGATGCCGCTGCCGAACGTTCGGCCGCCGCGTGCTCGGTGCACCTGGATAAAGAGCCGATCATCGAGTACATGCGCTCGAACATCACGCTGATGAAGTGGATGATCGCCAACGGCTATCAGGATGCGCGCACGCTGGGCCGCCGCATCAAGGCGATGGAAGCGTGGATCGCCGATCCGAAGCTGCTGAAAGCCGACGCCGACGCCGAGTACGCGGCGGTGATCGAGATCGATCTGGCCGACGTCACTGAGCCGATCGTCGCGTGCCCGAACGACCCGGACGACGTCAAGCTGCTCTCCGAAGTCGCCGGCGACAAGATCGACGAAGTGTTCATCGGCTCGTGCATGACCAACATCGGCCACTTCCGCGCCGCCGGCAAGGTGCTCGACGGCAAGAGCGACATCCCGACCCGCCTGTGGATCGCGCCGCCGACGAAGATGGACGCGATGATCCTCAACGAGGAAGGCTACTACGGCGTGCTCGGCAAGTCCGGCGCGCGCATGGAGATGCCGGGCTGCTCGCTGTGCATGGGCAACCAGGCGCAGATCCGCAAGGGCAGCACCGCGATGTCGACCTCGACGCGCAACTTCCCGAACCGCCTGGGCATCGACACGCGCGTCTATCTGGGCTCGGCGGAACTCGCCGCAGTGTGCGCGCTGATGGGCAAGATCCCGACGGTCGCGGAGTACATGTCGCAGGTGGAAGTGGTCAACGCGAAGGCGAAGGACATCTACCGCTACATGAACTTCGATCAGATCGAGGAGTTCAAGAGCGTGGCCGACACCGTCACGGTCTGA
- a CDS encoding VOC family protein — MLLNPYLTFDGQCEAAFRFYADCLGGTVTALARFGEAPQCDEVLTPEQRDRIMHARLAVGDQVLMGSDTTPEHPYEGIHGCAVSLNVDSVAEAERIFTTLAEGGTVQMRLAQTFWAARFGMCVDRFGVPWMINCEQNQ, encoded by the coding sequence ATGCTACTCAACCCCTATCTGACGTTCGATGGCCAGTGCGAGGCCGCTTTCCGCTTCTATGCCGACTGCCTTGGCGGCACCGTCACGGCGCTGGCCCGCTTCGGCGAAGCGCCCCAGTGCGACGAGGTGCTGACGCCGGAGCAGCGGGATCGGATCATGCATGCACGCCTGGCGGTCGGCGACCAGGTGCTGATGGGCTCGGACACGACTCCCGAGCACCCGTACGAAGGCATCCACGGCTGCGCGGTGTCGCTGAACGTCGATTCCGTCGCTGAAGCCGAACGCATCTTCACGACGCTGGCCGAAGGCGGTACGGTGCAGATGCGGCTGGCGCAGACGTTCTGGGCAGCGCGCTTCGGCATGTGCGTCGATCGCTTCGGCGTGCCGTGGATGATCAACTGCGAGCAGAACCAGTGA